Proteins from a genomic interval of Chryseobacterium indologenes:
- a CDS encoding LLM class flavin-dependent oxidoreductase has protein sequence MIQLGILDFGRRGDSNSLDIIEQIITYASKAEEYGFNRFWLGEHHLPIPNVSYTNPEIIISIIAGMTENILVGSAGSLISMHSPYTLASNFRLLNNIYYKRIELGLAKGAPESVKVMELTNDKLLSTPQHEIFDEKLNDIVTLLNNDEYNLHENKIVITPYGGENPGIWYLSSDFNYLELAIEKDLNYCVSTFHGPRKKLSATKDKLKEFRTAFYEKNRRDVKIVLSIAFCSDEGKIQEDQNPTVHQNESFNILHVTVEKLSQIIQEYHDEYGIDEFVLYDTSATNEAKILNLKKLNTIYYADEK, from the coding sequence ATGATACAATTAGGAATTTTAGATTTTGGAAGAAGAGGCGATTCAAACAGCCTGGACATTATAGAACAAATTATTACTTACGCTTCCAAAGCAGAAGAATACGGATTTAACAGATTCTGGCTTGGAGAGCATCACTTACCCATCCCTAATGTTTCTTATACCAATCCTGAAATTATAATCTCAATAATAGCAGGCATGACCGAAAATATTTTAGTAGGGTCTGCAGGTTCTTTAATTTCTATGCACTCACCTTATACTCTTGCATCAAATTTCAGACTTTTAAACAATATTTACTACAAAAGAATAGAACTGGGCCTAGCCAAAGGCGCACCAGAAAGCGTAAAAGTCATGGAACTCACCAATGATAAATTACTGAGTACCCCACAACATGAGATTTTTGATGAAAAACTTAATGATATCGTAACCCTGTTGAATAACGATGAGTATAATTTGCATGAAAATAAAATTGTTATCACACCTTACGGAGGAGAAAATCCAGGCATCTGGTACCTTTCATCAGACTTTAACTATCTGGAGCTTGCCATCGAAAAAGATCTTAATTACTGCGTTTCCACTTTTCATGGGCCTCGTAAAAAACTATCTGCTACAAAAGATAAACTGAAAGAATTTAGAACGGCTTTTTATGAAAAAAACCGCAGAGACGTGAAAATTGTACTGTCTATAGCTTTTTGCTCTGATGAAGGCAAAATTCAGGAGGATCAAAACCCAACCGTCCATCAAAATGAAAGTTTCAACATTTTACACGTAACAGTTGAAAAACTGTCTCAAATTATTCAGGAGTATCATGACGAATACGGAATAGATGAATTTGTCCTGTATGATACCTCAGCCACCAATGAGGCCAAAATATTAAATTTAAAAAAACTAAACACCATTTACTATGCTGATGAAAAATAA